Proteins encoded by one window of Sphaerodactylus townsendi isolate TG3544 linkage group LG04, MPM_Stown_v2.3, whole genome shotgun sequence:
- the FZD4 gene encoding frizzled-4, translating into MAPPREPGGGLGAVGVRLLLGLLVWAARGARGFGDEEERRCDAIRIAMCQNLGYNVTKMPNLVGHELQTDAELQLTTFTPLIQYGCSSQLQFFLCSVYFPMCTEKINIPIGPCGGMCLSVKRRCEPVLKEFGFSWPESLNCSKFPPQNDHNHMCMEGPGDEEVPLHSKSPLHPGEECHTVGSNSDQYIWVKRSLNCVLKCGYDAGLYSRSAKEFTDIWMAVWASLCFVSTAFTVLTFLIDSSRFSYPERPIIFLSMCYNIYSIAYIVRLTVGRERISCDFEEAAEPVLIQEGLKNTGCAIIFLLMYFFGMASSIWWVILTLTWFLAAGLKWGHEAIEMHSSYFHIAAWAIPAVKTIVILIMRLVDADELTGLCYVGSQNLDALTGFVVAPLFTYLVIGTLFIAAGLVALFKIRSNLQKDGTKTDKLERLMVKIGVFSVLYTVPATCVIACYFYEISNWTIFRYSADDSNTAVEMLKIFMSLLVGITSGMWIWSAKTLHTWQKCSNRLVNSGRVKRGEKRADGWAKPGKGNETVV; encoded by the exons ATGGCCCCTCCGCGGGAGCCGGGCGGCGGCTTGGGGGCCGTGGGGGTCCggctgctgctggggctgctcGTGTGGGCGGCTCGGGGCGCGCGGGGCTTCGGCGACGAGGAGGAGCGCCGCTGCGACGCCATCCGCATCGCCATGTGCCAGAACCTGGGCTACAACGTCACCAAGATGCCCAACCTGGTGGGCCACGAGCTGCAGACCGACGCCGAGCTCCAGCTCACCACCTTCACGCCGCTCATCCAGTACGGCTGCTCCAGCCAGCTGCAG TTCTTCCTTTGTTCAGTCTACTTCCCGATGTGCACCGAGAAGATCAACATCCCCATCGGTCCCTGTGGCGGCATGTGCCTCTCGGTCAAACGGCGATGCGAGCCGGTCCTGAAAGAATTCGGCTTCTCTTGGCCCGAAAGCTTGAACTGTAGCAAGTTCCCCCCGCAGAACGACCACAACCACATGTGCATGGAAGGCCCGGGGGACGAAGAGGTGCCCCTCCACAGCAAATCCCCTTTGCACCCGGGAGAAGAGTGCCACACTGTGGGATCTAATTCCGACCAGTACATCTGGGTCAAAAGAAGCTTGAACTGCGTCCTCAAGTGCGGCTACGACGCCGGCCTTTACAGCCGGTCGGCCAAGGAGTTCACCGACATCTGGATGGCCGTGTGGGCCAGCCTCTGCTTCGTGTCCACCGCCTTCACGGTCTTGACCTTCCTGATCGATTCCTCTCGGTTTTCCTACCCCGAGCGCCCCATCATCTTCCTGAGCATGTGTTACAATATTTATAGCATTGCTTACATTGTCCGGCTGACTGTGGGCCGGGAGAGGATTTCCTGTGATTTTGAAGAGGCGGCAGAGCCTGTTCTTATCCAAGAGGGCCTCAAGAACACAGGATGTGCTATAATTTTCTTGCTGATGTACTTTTTTGGCATGGCGAGCTCCATCTGGTGGGTGATCCTGACACTGACGTGGTTCCTGGCGGCGGGACTCAAGTGGGGCCACGAGGCCATCGAGATGCACAGCTCCTATTTCCACATCGCCGCCTGGGCGATCCCGGCGGTGAAGACCATTGTCATCTTGATCATGCGGTTGGTCGACGCGGACGAGCTGACCGGGCTGTGCTATGTCGGCAGTCAGAACCTCGACGCGCTCACGGGCTTTGTGGTGGCCCCCCTGTTCACCTACCTGGTGATCGGGACGCTCTTCATAGCCGCCGGCTTGGTGGCCTTATTTAAAATCCGCTCCAACCTCCAAAAGGACGGGACGAAAACGGACAAGCTCGAGAGGCTGATGGTGAAAATCGGGGTCTTTTCGGTGCTCTACACCGTCCCGGCCACCTGTGTCATCGCTTGTTACTTTTACGAGATCTCCAACTGGACTATCTTCCGCTACTCGGCGGACGACTCCAACACGGCGGTGGAGATGCTCAAAATCTTCATGTCTCTTCTGGTGGGCATCACGTCGGGCATGTGGATCTGGTCGGCCAAGACTCTGCACACCTGGCAAAAGTGCTCAAACAGGCTGGTGAACTCGGGGAGGGtaaaaaggggggagaaacgAGCCGACGGTTGGGCAAAACCCGGTAAAGGGAATGAGACTGTGGTATAA